aaaaaaaaaggagggaaagaaagagaaaataacgctttgttttctattaaaatcaacaaaatgcaatatatacagATATCACACAGACCTGGGCCCTGGGAGAGGAGAGTCAGGCCCAGTCAAGcatagggaggaaggaaggaggggtcagttcagggctggggagggagctTCTGGGCCCCATCCCCAGCCATCACTCAATCCTGCCTATGActaccagaagggaggggggtgCAGTCAGACCTACCCCAGCCCCAATCCCATGAGGAGCAGGACTACACCGAGCTGAGGTCAAGAGtttgggggggaggaggagaggaggaagaggagaaggagggacagggagaagggTGGGAGCACACACCACAGGCCTCATCCCACTTTCTGGGGGTTTGAGGCCCTCACCCCCTGCTCGTAGGTGACCCGCTGGCTGATGAGGTATTGAGCGGCTTGCGTGGCCGCGGGGCTGCCTGTGATGGTGACCCGCCGGTTCCGCGTGCCTGGCAGGAACTCGCCCTTCTTGGAGATCTGGATACGGGCACCTGTCAGCTCCTGGTACTCCACCAACGTCTTGCCCCCCTTGCCCAGGATGGCTCCCACCAGGTTCTCAGGCACCGCAATCTCCACCAGCTCCTTGGCACTCTCGGCTGCCAACTTCTCGGCGGTCAGGAAGCCCCCAGCCGCTCCTGCCGCGGCTGCAGCGGCCACAAGTGGGCCACTTCCTCCACCTGCCCCACCACCCGCCCCGGCCCCAAGGTAGCCGTTGGCGGCTGCAGCCAATGCAAAGGACCCCAGGGCTCCGGGTggcgggggtggaggtggggcggCCCCTCCGGCTGGCCCGGCCCCTGCCTCACCCGCGTAGGATGCCAGGAGGTtggcagcggcagcggcggcaggGTTGGCACCAGCGGCCACGGCGGCCAGGACCCCGGAGGCTGCCGCCGAGTTGAGGCCCAGGCCGAGGGAGTTGGTGTTGTAGCCGTAACTGGCCAGCGTGTTAAGCGCCGTGCTGATGGCCAGCAGGTCGGTGCCCGAGAAAGCAGGCAGGGCGGCAGGAAAGGCGCCCACGCCCGCCAACCCCGCGGGGCCCAGCAGGCCGGAGGCAGCAGCGGCCGAAGCAGCGGCCGCCGCAGGCAACACATCGGCGGGGCTGGCGTACGGCGAGCCGGTGGGGTTGGAGTTGGCCACGGGGCCAGCCACGTTGGCGTAGCTGATGTTCAGGCAGCTGCTGCTCTGGGGGTCTTCCTGTACCTTCTGCACGATGGCGCTCACGGCCTTGTGCACCTGCTCGGGTTCGCCGCTGACTGTCACAACGCGCTCCTGCAGATTGatgccctctggcttctgggaCAGCTGCACCCAGGCACCTGACTGTTCCATCACCGCTTTCACTGTTGCGCCCCCCTTCCCGATGATCAGGCCCGCCGTGCTGTTGGGGACGATCAGCTTGGCCTGTGGGGGGGGAGGGCGAAAGGGACGGTTTTTAGGGTGGTAAGGGGAGTCTGAGTAGTAACATCAGGGTCGATTCCCCACCCTTGCTCTCAACTGTCCCAAATCAGGCCCCGCTTGCCCTCTTGATATGCACCAGTATGGTCCTACTGttgttaaaaatactgaaatacttcCATATTGGTTGGTAGAAAACGATCTAGTACTCCAAGTCCCCTGAGTAGCCTCTCAGCCAACCTGTACCATGTCCCTGGGTGCCCTGGGACCTCCCTTTCACCTGGGACCTGAAAGGCTGAATGGCTGATGCAGTGGGGGACTCTGCTCCAAGCTTGCATTGGAGCCCGTGCCCTTCTATATCAATGAAGGCTTCTGAGTTCCAGCCCCAGAAAAGGCACCATTagtctcactttacagatgagccACTTGAGGCCTAAGAGGTGAAGGGATTTGCCCCAAGGTCACCCTGCCAGTGAAGGAGCTGAAATTCAGCCTCATGCATTCCTGCCCCATTGTGCTTCCCACCCTAGGACATGGTGAACGCGCTTaacctttttcttgttgttatgggctgaattgttgCCCCCGCCcccaattcatatattgaagtcctaaccttcTCAGAATATGATGGTAGTGGAGACAGGATCTATAAAGAGGCAATTAAGGTAAAGTGAGGTTATTAGGGTGGGCCcgaatccaataggactggtgtccttataagaagagattaggacacagacccCAGCAGAGGGAAGACCAGGTGAAGGCACAGGAAAATGGCCGTCtccaagccaaggagagagacctcagaagaaaccaacccttcCAGACACCTTCATCtaggacttctaacctccagaattgtaagaaaatgaatttctgttggttaagccacctactttgtggtactttgttatggcagccctagtgATCTCCTACAGttgtcttatctgtaaaatgaagataacgcAACCTTACCTCTGAGAAGGCAGGGAGAAAATTGGTCACTTAAAATGGTGGTCCCTCCTTCTCAGTGGCAGAGCAGCCCATCCTTTGCAGCCACAAAACTGATCACTGTTAATTCCAGTGgggatatttcaaaattaaatgtctCCTTTTAAATCTCCAAGCGCATTTCCACACAGAAATTCCTCCTTCTCCATCCTTCCCACATCCCCCCAGACCTGTGTATTCCAACCCCTAAGCTATCATCTCCGcttctcctctccacccccaagCCAGACCCTGTGGGAGTTTGGGAAATTTATGGGAGCGGCTGTGGTTGTCACAATGATTAGGGGCAGATGTGGGCATTCAGGGAGCAGGGCCACGGATGTTTGCACCCCATCATGTTAGAGTCAGTTCCTCACAATGATGAACCATCCCAGGTCGTCTATGATTTTTGAATGTCCCCTTGGACATCCATGTTGGTGAAGTCTGTGTATAAATCTCTGAtacatatatgatacatataaataCCAAGTATTTTTTTTGCACAGTTTTAAGATCTACTGAAATTTCCAGGAATGCTACTCTCAGTCAGTTAAGGGAAGGTTgcactttgttttgttctgaactTGACCAAGAGTCTTTCATCATTTTGGAAAACCATGACATCAGCAGTAATGCCACCTTTATCACTTACGTCTCCAATAGTACACTCTGTATCACTGACTTTGTTACTTCCTCACTCACTCAGGCTATATTAGGTGTGGGcagctatttcattatttcttcatctgtggtGCTGGCTGAGCATTTACATATTAACATTCATCTTATTTTATAACAAATcaccttcctttcatttctcctttatttaaaaaacgtCTTATGGGATACAGAAAATGTACATCTGTACAATGGATTTGGCAATCAACTTAAACAGATGAAGTTCTGATCCATGCTAgagcatggatgaacctagaaaacattatgctgtgtgTACAAAGCCAGGCGCCAAAGACCACATTTtgtgtgattccatgtatatgaatgTTCAGAACAGGCAAACCTATCGAGACAGAAAAGCTTCGTGGTGGCTTagtgctgggagggtggtgaACTGGGGGTACTGAAGGGTGATAGCTAGGGGATCCAGATTTCTTCTGGAGgaaatgaaatgttcaaaaattgaCTGCGGTGATAGATGCACCACTCGGAATAtaataaaaccactgaattgcGCTTTAAACGGGTGAATTCTatgtatgtgaattgtatctcaaaactgtcaaaaatctTACGGATCTAGATATGTTTTTATATCTCTATCttataaataatttcagagaGTACAGGGGCCTGGGAAAATATTTCTAGGAGAAGGAGGACATTGACTGACAAGGCTGAGAGCCGCTCGCTGACCGACAGGCTCTGCTCCCTGTTGATCTCTGACTTCAACACGTCTGTGCTGTTCCTCCAACGTGCCAAGTTCCCACCaggctcagggcctttgcacctgctgttccctcacTTGGAACGCTCTTTCCCAGACAAGGAGGCTCACCCCTCCCTTCATTCAGGTCTTTGCACAATTGCACCttcttcagagaggccttccctgaccacccaacTATCAAAGCCCATTTATGTGCCTGTTTTACGTCCTCAGCATGGACACCTCCAGAATCATATCCAACTGCTAATCTCACAGCTCTAGTATGATGTTGAATGGACACCTCAAATTTAAGAAGTCCAAAATGGAAGCCATCTTTCTCCTCAAACATGTTTCTGCCATGGTCTTCCTCATTTCAGTACATGGAAAATGCATCCTTCCACTTCTCAGGCCCAAGACTCAGGCGTCTTCTTTTTCCCTCACACTCAACATCCAATCAGCAATGCTGTTTGTTGGCTCTTCCTTCAGAAATACATCCTAGACTATTCTAGATCAAGAGAGACTAATCAGGGACAAGAACCAAATACAATGAATGATGGTATTCTGTCGACCTGAACACCAACTGAATCTTGGATAGAAAAATAcgtaatatatagatataaaagttTGGGGCAATTTGAATATAGACTTTTGTTAAATAATAGTATGGAATTAGTATTAGTTTTGGTAGGTATgataatagtaaatataataaCATAGGAGACTGGCCTTGGTCTTGGGAGATatatgctgaagtatttaggggtgaagAAGCATGAGGCCtacaacttattttcaaatggatcagcaacaaacaaacaaaaagcaacgtgtgtgtgtgtgtgtagatataaagcaaatgttaataATTTGTGAGCCTAAGTGCAGTGTGTTAGGGGGTTCAGTGTACTAGtctttgaacattttcaaaataaaaagttaggagaaaaaaatataccgggggtgccaaaaaaatgtatacaagtggacactttggtcaatatggctcaagcagtagttcgccgtaatcagaagtgtctggacgctgatggtaaccactttgagcacctcttgtaattgcagaagtcaaacgtgacttgtattcatcttttgttatcaatataaactgagtattacaattttaatagttttcctttcttaaaatgtgtacacatttttttttagcacccttTGTATATACACTAATACTCCATTTTCCCTTGTCTCTGCTTGGTTTTTCTTCATGGTGCTTTCACTCTCTGACATcctatacattttacttatttacttattttctgtttctgatagATTGAAGATTTACTATCTTCTGTTTCTATTGCGAGAATGTAAGATGCACAAGGGTAGAGATTTTGTTTGTCCTGTTTACTCCAGGATTCTCAGAGGGATGCCTGGTACACACTCAGCAAAGGGTAGgtgaatgaatgggtggatgaaagaatgaatgacgATATGCCCACAGGACCACGAAGGAATAGGACTGGGTGGAGGCAGCCAGATTTATTTTACCTGGTGGTGTGTATGGCAGGATGCTGTGCATTTGGGTAGCCAAACTCAGCCTGACCTGAGTTTTCTAGATTAACTGGACATTCTGATTTGTCAAATGTAAAGCATcccagtttttaaatgttggcaacctCTTCAAAACGTCTAAGGACAAAAAGCAAGTGCCTTCATCTCTCTGTGCACACACATCCCCGAAAAGCTGCCTTGGACTCTAAAGATACCTgctcaggttcaaatcctgactccaccactgcggctgagcaaaagatttgagtcagttttctcatctgcaaatgggGATATTCATACTTCCTCCAGAGGATTATTATGAGGCCCAACTGAGACTGTACATGAAATGAAGAGCTCAAAATTCAAGCACAGCCACCATTAACAAGAACTGAGTAGGAAAGCTCTTCAGGTGACTCGCAGAGCTTACCATTGCCGGTTATAACTGGCTACCTCCCCTCAGACATGTTCATGTTTCTGCTTGGCCCCTGTGGGCATGTCGTCATCCAGCCATTCAAACAAGCAACATTTGCTGAGCACAGACTATGTGTCAATCACAGAGTGCCATGTGAGCGTGCAATTAATATGTGCTCATAGTAGGTTCTCAAGAAATGGTTGTTGTGATTGTTACCTCATGGGCAGATCTGGATTTAAATCCCACATCTGTTACAATCACTGGAAAATGTCTGGCAGTTTTCCGAAAAGTTAAAGATTTattctgtgacccagcaattccacctctaggtatatacccaagagaactgaaaacatatgtccacacataTGCTCtttagcagcattattcataatagctaaaaagtaaaaacaacccaaatttctaTCAATTGATGAATaggcaaaatgtgatatatccatacaatgaaatattatttggccataaaaagaaatgaagttttgatatatgctataatatggatgaatcttgaaaacattatgctaagggaaagaagccagacacaaaagtccACATAAATATCAttcaatgtatatataatatccagaataggcaaatccatagacaacaaaaataattagtgGTGGGAAGGGGCCGGGAGGGGGACCAaggggaatggagagtgactgttAAGGGGTATGggtcttctttttggggtggtgaaaatgttctggaatgagACAGTGGTGATAaatgcacaactctgtgaatatactaaaaccactgaattatatacaCTTTAACATGGTGAATTATACTTTAACatggtgaattatatctcaatatagctgttatttctcaattatatctcaatatagctgttattttaaaaagtcgtAAGAAAATAGAAGTCTGATAAGTCAAGGGAATAGAACAGAAGAATGTACAAAACCAGATCTAGGAGCAAAGAGGTATTTAGCATGTGATACAGCATTTCAGAGCAATGGGGGAAGGATGGGAACCTTGTCATCCAAGAAACTCTGACCGCCAAGAAATGGTAAAAGCAAGTGccctcacctctctgtgcttcagtttcctcatctccaatATTGACATCTGTACAGCTACTCCATACAGTTACTGGGAATATTCAATGACGAAAGTGACTGTCTAGGGCCTGGCACACGGGAAACCCTCAGAAAACAGTAGCTGCTTTCAGATTGTAGAAACCACAGCATCTTCAAGGGATCTGCAGAGGCAGTTTTGTAGAATCCTGGAGTCCCAGGATGTTACAACGGTAGAATCTTAGAATAATATATGCCTAGAATCTTGGAATCACAGAGCCAAGGAAGTGTAGGAGTTGTAGAGCCAGGAAGACCTCAGAGACCATCTGTCCCAGTGATTTGCAAGtctggagatttttaaataatagtaacaacagcagcagcagtagcagtagCAACGGTGCttaccatgtgctaggcactttTCTAAACTTTCAGATAGTAACTTACTTAATCTTAGCCATAATCCTAACAAGGAAGGTACTattatcatcacattttataGATTGGGAAACAAAGGCACAGTGAGGTTCAGTAATACACTCAAGGTCATACAGATAGTGAGTAACAGAGCCAGGATCGGATCCTAGGCCAGAATCTACGTTCAGATTCCCAGGCCTTAGTCCCAGAAATTCTGCTTCAGGGCTGGGACCCTGGAATATGCAATGTAAGTTACTAGATAATTCAGATACCAATAAGGGTGGCAAACTAGTGGTCCTCAGGCCATAACCAGCCCAAAGCcacactgttttaaaaatggagcTGACCTTTAAAATTCggttgatttaaaatattctggcTTCTTTCGAAAAATTTGGAAGATATAGCAACACTAAGTCCACATTGAGTAGCGGCTGCCCCCTATAAGGGATGGCAGTATATCTTTATGATGAAGCCCCAGTCCTCAATCCTTTATGTTCCCTTTATGAACCCTGGAGGCATTTCAATGTATAATGCCTGGTTTGGCCCAGCTTCCACACTGtaaagaagggaaactgaggcttatagaAGGGAAGAAGACCTAGAGTAACACAGCAAGTCCAAGACAAAGAGGGAATAGACCGACCTATCTCCTGACTCAAACATCCCGTGACAGtaacaatagctaatattttttgagaactTTCTATGCATTAGGCATACATGCTAAGTGCTTTTCAAACATCAATGAACACTAACTACCACCCTTACTTAAGCAGGTACCAGAtgaatctcattttacagatgagaaaatgaagtatGGAGAAATCAAGTcactgctcaaggtcacacaggtaagaAGTATCAAAGTAAGATTCAACTCAacatctgactccagagcctgagcCTTCAGCCATTATCTCCATAATTCTTTGGAGCCCCCGAGTTTAATAATGCAGAGGAAAAATCCTGGTTCTATAACCTTTCGACGCTACTGTCTCCGAGTTCCTGTGGattagggggtggggtgggaggctcAGGCACAGATGGTGCTGACCTCATTTTCTCTGCAACATGTACAAACTCTTGATGAACTCTAGGCCCCTTGTGGCCCCGACCAAGGCAGCCTCACTGTAAACTGTGGGTAAGCTGTGGCCTGCTGGTGGGAAAGGATTCGGAGGACGCCTGGCAGGGCGCATGGAGCGGAGCCGCTTCAGCACCAAGGACAGCACCCACGCTCCAAGCCCCAGGCCCGCAGTCTTTTTTGGGACGATCCTCTGAGCAGCATTCTTCCAGGGCTTTCGGCCCACCGTTTCCCCAGGAGCTTGGGGAACTCAGTCCGTGGTCTCCTCCACCTCAGGGCAACAAGAATTCCCAAGAATTCCAGATTCCTTTCACAGAGGCTCGCTCTCTTGTCTTTGCTTCTAGGCAGACGTTAAGAAACCCTCACAAGTGGCCTGTCCTCCTGTCCCGGGCTTCTCGCCCCTTTGCATCGTGCACGCGTGTAAATGGGAGCCaagaagggggagagaaaacAGGGAGTGTGCGCAGCCAGCCCCGCGTTCCCCTCCCCCTTAACCCCCTACCCTCAGGACCGCTGTCAGGGGCTTTGCTGCAAGCCCACCTGCCCGGTGCGCACCGTGGTCATGGCAACTGGAGAGGCCCTGGAAGCTATTGGTCCGCTCCCTGCTACGCCCCTACGCCACCGCTTCCCTGTAACTGAGGCAACCGAGAggctctgccctcctccttctATCCCTTCTAGAGATGGCTGTGTAGGAAAGGGACCTGCCCCCTCTCTCGCTAACGATACATT
The DNA window shown above is from Rhinolophus ferrumequinum isolate MPI-CBG mRhiFer1 chromosome 15, mRhiFer1_v1.p, whole genome shotgun sequence and carries:
- the NOVA2 gene encoding RNA-binding protein Nova-2 — encoded protein: MEPEAPDSRKRPLETPPEVVCTKRSNTGEEGEYFLKVLIPSYAAGSIIGKGGQTIVQLQKETGATIKLSKSKDFYPGTTERVCLVQGTAEALNAVHSFIAEKVREIPQAMTKPEVVNILQPQTTMNPDRAKQAKLIVPNSTAGLIIGKGGATVKAVMEQSGAWVQLSQKPEGINLQERVVTVSGEPEQVHKAVSAIVQKVQEDPQSSSCLNISYANVAGPVANSNPTGSPYASPADVLPAAAAASAAAASGLLGPAGLAGVGAFPAALPAFSGTDLLAISTALNTLASYGYNTNSLGLGLNSAAASGVLAAVAAGANPAAAAAANLLASYAGEAGAGPAGGAAPPPPPPPGALGSFALAAAANGYLGAGAGGGAGGGSGPLVAAAAAAGAAGGFLTAEKLAAESAKELVEIAVPENLVGAILGKGGKTLVEYQELTGARIQISKKGEFLPGTRNRRVTITGSPAATQAAQYLISQRVTYEQGVRASNPQKVG